The following are encoded together in the Luteolibacter rhizosphaerae genome:
- a CDS encoding beta-1,6-N-acetylglucosaminyltransferase, protein MGGHELVRATRLLLSTALCDPEVTHIALLSESCVPIRSLSYILASLEASPKSRFYFSGLDYCSLMQRARAKAVPSVPDSCWRFQPQWWLMSRETALWANANDYTKDLELVEIPDEMYFSTVLMLQGYPLEDRVHCRPVTWTFWEKGHGSPKIFKDLDAGIIENMWESGCFFARKFARGADMSNFRLHRQ, encoded by the coding sequence ATGGGGGGACATGAGTTGGTCAGGGCGACTAGGCTTCTTTTGTCCACGGCGCTTTGCGATCCTGAGGTAACCCACATTGCCTTGCTTTCAGAAAGTTGCGTGCCTATTAGATCTCTTTCTTATATTTTGGCTTCGCTGGAGGCCTCGCCTAAATCTCGTTTCTATTTCAGTGGATTGGATTACTGCAGTCTAATGCAGAGAGCTAGGGCAAAGGCCGTCCCGTCAGTTCCTGATTCATGCTGGCGGTTCCAACCCCAATGGTGGTTGATGAGTCGCGAGACTGCACTGTGGGCTAATGCAAATGATTACACGAAGGATCTTGAACTGGTGGAGATACCTGATGAGATGTATTTCTCGACAGTTCTGATGCTTCAAGGATATCCGCTCGAGGATCGGGTGCATTGCAGACCTGTGACGTGGACCTTCTGGGAGAAAGGACACGGAAGTCCTAAGATATTCAAAGATTTAGATGCGGGAATTATTGAGAATATGTGGGAGTCTGGATGCTTTTTTGCGCGGAAGTTTGCCCGGGGTGCCGACATGTCTAACTTCCGTCTTCATCGGCAATGA
- a CDS encoding PDZ domain-containing protein has product MLPYLDVGGAAVPDLISEHFNLAEGEGVVIRTLDLGGPVVAAGLGQKHIVTRIAGKAVGSHDGLREAISGSKPSHAVEVDYIHRGESTTATLTLINAPAHQDLIARRGTPLGASRSNYPS; this is encoded by the coding sequence GTGCTGCCCTATCTCGATGTCGGCGGTGCCGCCGTGCCCGACCTTATTTCCGAGCATTTCAATCTCGCCGAGGGCGAGGGTGTAGTGATCCGCACGCTTGATCTAGGCGGTCCGGTGGTGGCGGCGGGACTTGGCCAGAAGCACATCGTGACGAGGATTGCGGGCAAGGCGGTGGGTTCCCACGACGGGCTGCGCGAAGCGATCTCCGGCAGCAAGCCGAGTCACGCGGTGGAGGTGGATTACATTCACCGCGGCGAATCGACGACCGCGACTCTAACGCTGATCAATGCGCCGGCGCATCAGGATCTAATCGCCCGTAGGGGCACGCCACTTGGAGCATCGCGGTCGAATTATCCCAGCTGA